Proteins encoded together in one Kwoniella shandongensis chromosome 3, complete sequence window:
- a CDS encoding prohibitin-2 gives MNRSGGEAFAKLAQQLNRARLQASGGGGGGGAGRGGQFPGGGKGFLAGGGAIGALLAGGLVLNYSIFNVDGGHRAIKYSRINGVKPDIYPEGTHLVLPWLESPVIYDVRAKPRNIASLTGTKDLQMVNITCRVLSRPSVNDLPTIYRELGTDYDERVLPSIVNEVLKSVVAQFNASQLITQREMVSRLVRENLTRRARRFNLILDDVSITHVAFSPEFTHAVEAKQVAQQIAQRAAFLVDQAIQEKQSIIVRAQGEARSAELIGEAVRTNKGFLQLRRLEAAREIATTLAQSGNRVMLDARSLLLNVADDEVLSSASEKK, from the exons ATGAACAGAtcaggaggagaagcatTTGCGAAACTCGCACAACAGCTCAATCGTGCTCGACTCCAAGCgagcggcggcggtggtggtggtggcgcaGGTCGTGGTGGACAATTCCCAGGTGGTGGAAAGGGATTCTTAGCAGGTGGCGGAGCGATCGGTGCTTTGTTAGCTGGTGGCCTTGTCCTTAACTACTCTATCTTCAACG TCGATGGTGGTCATCGAGCAATCAAGTATTCTAGGATAAATGGTGTCAAGCCCGACATCTATCCTGAAGGAACCCATTTGGTC CTTCCTTGGTTGGAGAGCCCCGTCATCTACGATGTCCGAGCTAAACCTAGAAACATTGCCTCCTTGACTGGTACCAAGGACTTGCAGATG GTTAACATCACCTGTCGTGTCTTGTCTCGACCTTCCGTCAACGACCTCCCCActat CTACCGAGAACTTGGTACTGACTACGATGAGCGAGTCCTCCCTTCGATCGTCAACGAAGTTCTCAAATCCGTTGTTGCTCAATTCAACGCGTCTCAATTGATCACACAACGAGAGATGGTTTCCCGATTGGTCCGTGAGAACCTTACTCGACGAGCTCGTCGattcaacctcatcctcgatgacGTTTCCATCACCCATGTCGCCTTCTCTCCCGAGTTCACACATGCCGTCGAGGCCAAGCAGGTCGCCCAGCAGATCGCTCAACGAGCAGCATTCTTGGTCGACCAGGCCATCcaggagaagcagagtaTCATCGTCAGAGCTCAGGGTGAGGCTAGAAGTGCAGAGTTGATCGGAGAGGCCGTTAGGACGAACAAGGGTTTCTTGCAATTGAGAAGACTTGAAGCCGCACGAGAGATCGCCACCACGTTGGCACAGAGTGGTAACAGGGTCATGTTGGATGCTAgaagcttgttgttgaatg TCGCCGACGATGAGGTCCTTTCCTCCGCATCAGAAAAGAAGTAA